Proteins from a single region of Sphaerochaeta globosa str. Buddy:
- the rfbC gene encoding dTDP-4-dehydrorhamnose 3,5-epimerase, which produces MGQFTFTRTDIEGVLIIEPRVFGDERGYFMETYNKADFYKAGITCEFVQDNQSKSRKGVLRGLHFQKQYPQAKLVRVTKGEVYDVAVDLRKESPTYGKYVGATLSAELKNQFFIPRGFAHGFLVLSDEAEFTYKCDEFYHPEDEGGIRWDDPSIGIQWPEIGIEYCLSEKDKALSTLMGRNDD; this is translated from the coding sequence GTGGGACAGTTTACATTCACCAGGACGGATATAGAAGGGGTGCTCATCATCGAGCCGAGGGTGTTCGGTGATGAGCGTGGCTACTTCATGGAGACGTACAACAAGGCCGATTTTTACAAGGCGGGCATCACGTGCGAGTTCGTGCAGGACAACCAGAGCAAGTCACGCAAGGGCGTACTTAGGGGGCTCCATTTCCAGAAGCAGTATCCACAGGCAAAACTTGTGAGAGTGACTAAGGGCGAGGTGTACGATGTTGCGGTGGATTTGAGGAAGGAAAGCCCCACGTATGGAAAATATGTAGGAGCTACACTTAGTGCTGAATTAAAAAACCAATTTTTCATTCCCCGGGGCTTCGCCCATGGATTCCTGGTGCTCTCCGATGAGGCCGAGTTCACCTACAAGTGCGACGAGTTCTATCACCCCGAGGACGAGGGTGGCATCAGGTGGGATGACCCGAGTATTGGGATTCAGTGGCCGGAAATTGGGATTGAGTATTGCTTGAGTGAGAAGGACAAGGCTTTATCCACTTTGATGGGAAGAAATGATGACTAA
- a CDS encoding glycosyltransferase has protein sequence MTNLSIAYIDFGDRFDPNGTSGIERKKLSQIFELEKLGIVKRLAFSPKHKKTMFGNLSRLLPFFPSTFFFTCDVKQLEGLDVVYFRKPSYVDRYTINLLKDIKKQNPKCVILFEIPTYPYDKEKAGLIKYPLLVKDRWNRRMLQKYVNRIVLVTSKERTIFNIPTICTMNGIDFENTLLREVSPIEHKNIHAIIIANFEFWHGLDRIIGGLTQYYSAWNEEKPKFTLHIVGDGPGIEKIKQQCKENVIEKYVLLHGSLSFTEISKVYNQVSLAINSIGRHRITGTRIDSSIKSREYAAKGLPIITERGISIDYVPENYPYVLEIPADESLLDIESVIAFHDRIYSGNDPVVIADTIRAFAKDRCSSEAMMRPVLTYVREMLLQ, from the coding sequence ATGACTAATCTATCCATCGCTTATATAGATTTTGGTGATCGCTTCGATCCAAATGGAACAAGTGGAATTGAGCGAAAAAAACTATCACAAATATTTGAACTTGAGAAATTAGGCATTGTAAAACGACTGGCATTCAGCCCAAAACACAAGAAGACTATGTTTGGGAATTTGTCTAGGCTGCTTCCCTTTTTCCCAAGTACATTTTTCTTTACCTGTGATGTAAAACAGCTTGAGGGGCTTGATGTTGTATATTTTAGGAAGCCTTCATATGTAGATAGATATACGATTAATCTATTGAAAGATATAAAGAAGCAAAATCCAAAATGCGTAATTCTATTTGAGATTCCCACATATCCATATGACAAAGAAAAGGCAGGGTTAATCAAATACCCATTATTGGTCAAGGATCGTTGGAATAGAAGAATGCTCCAAAAATATGTGAATCGAATTGTTCTGGTTACTTCCAAAGAACGGACCATTTTCAACATTCCCACAATATGTACGATGAATGGAATTGATTTTGAGAACACTCTTTTAAGGGAAGTATCACCAATTGAACATAAGAATATTCATGCAATCATCATTGCCAATTTTGAATTTTGGCATGGTCTAGATAGAATAATTGGTGGCTTAACTCAGTATTATTCCGCTTGGAATGAAGAGAAGCCAAAGTTCACTCTACATATCGTTGGAGACGGCCCTGGGATAGAGAAAATAAAACAGCAATGCAAGGAAAACGTAATAGAAAAATATGTTTTGCTGCATGGTAGTCTCTCCTTTACCGAAATTTCTAAAGTGTATAATCAGGTTTCACTAGCAATAAATAGTATTGGGAGACACCGGATAACGGGAACAAGAATCGATTCCTCAATAAAATCACGGGAATATGCTGCTAAAGGCTTGCCCATTATTACAGAAAGAGGGATTTCTATCGATTATGTTCCAGAAAATTATCCCTATGTATTGGAGATTCCTGCTGATGAATCTTTACTGGATATAGAATCTGTTATTGCTTTTCATGATAGGATATATTCAGGAAATGATCCTGTGGTTATAGCAGATACTATTCGTGCTTTTGCTAAAGATAGATGTAGTTCAGAAGCAATGATGCGACCTGTTCTCACATATGTTCGCGAGATGCTTTTACAATGA
- a CDS encoding SP_1767 family glycosyltransferase has protein sequence MKILKKVKLLLAYIFFELRYRQKKRTLEFPHVLSDEETIEYIVSHNASMSRFGDGEMRWIMGMNKNTFQDNSALLSQRLQEVLSSDDGNVLICIPNVFEAVGFLQLSSRVFWRSHLDKTREYWMNSLIPYKIYGDSLLTRPYFIYKDKSGAGKRFKHLVSIWDKKDLLIVEGEKTRLGVGNDLFDNAKSVARLLCPSENAFAVYDSILSTTIQNYQGRLVLIALGPTATILAYDLSKRGIRALDIGHIDVEYEWFLRKVKERIAIPGKYVNESEQKYINEESVLSGQQEYLNSIVARIL, from the coding sequence ATGAAAATTTTAAAGAAAGTGAAATTGTTACTTGCCTACATTTTCTTTGAGCTGAGATATAGACAAAAAAAAAGAACGTTAGAATTTCCTCATGTCCTAAGCGATGAAGAGACTATTGAATACATAGTTAGTCACAATGCTTCTATGAGTCGATTTGGTGATGGAGAAATGCGTTGGATTATGGGAATGAACAAGAACACTTTTCAGGATAATTCGGCTCTACTTTCTCAAAGACTGCAAGAAGTTCTTTCAAGTGATGATGGAAATGTCCTCATCTGTATCCCTAACGTATTTGAGGCAGTTGGTTTCTTGCAATTGAGTTCAAGAGTTTTCTGGCGTAGTCATTTAGATAAAACTCGAGAATATTGGATGAATTCACTCATCCCCTATAAAATATATGGAGATAGCCTCCTGACTAGGCCCTATTTTATCTATAAAGATAAAAGTGGTGCAGGAAAAAGGTTCAAACATCTAGTTAGTATTTGGGATAAAAAAGATTTGCTGATAGTCGAAGGAGAGAAGACTCGTCTTGGGGTTGGTAATGATCTTTTCGATAATGCAAAGTCAGTAGCAAGACTGCTCTGTCCATCGGAGAATGCATTTGCAGTATATGATTCCATTTTAAGTACAACGATACAGAATTACCAAGGAAGGTTGGTTCTTATTGCATTAGGACCAACAGCAACAATTCTGGCATATGATTTATCGAAACGAGGTATTCGTGCTCTCGATATCGGACATATTGATGTTGAATATGAATGGTTTCTCCGTAAGGTGAAAGAACGAATAGCAATACCGGGGAAATATGTGAATGAAAGTGAACAAAAGTATATAAATGAAGAGTCTGTTTTATCTGGACAGCAAGAGTATCTGAACTCGATAGTAGCTAGAATTCTCTGA
- a CDS encoding polysaccharide pyruvyl transferase family protein: protein MNKKIQAIAIITLNGYSNYGNRLQNYALQQVLLRYSNTVDTLLFEKRAASTHNTSSNSIHELLERLQKFSFSRLNKKVSTKVHSVLFAKQIQKNTNRRIANFKKFSETYIHEKNLRSTPGRMGDSLESQYEYFVVGSDQVWNPRFSEFSEAFFLTFAPPRKRVAYAPSFGIEKIPVEFQSAFYTWLKDVPFLSVRENSGAKIIKDLIGIDVPVLLDPTMLLAKEDWLTIAKQPSFAPTSAYILVYFLGHLPKDYERDIKRFAKKNEMELVFINDMRYQELYSIDPSEFVSLIYNSSFVFTDSFHGVAFSLILERPFLPYRRIGKTNTFSRIETLLGKFALAERISMQLENDNIWDIDFDKVRGVLLNERNCSASFLDACLT from the coding sequence ATGAACAAGAAAATTCAAGCGATAGCAATTATTACATTGAACGGATACAGCAATTATGGAAATAGATTGCAAAACTATGCCCTTCAGCAAGTCTTATTAAGATATTCAAATACTGTCGATACTCTTCTATTTGAAAAGCGTGCTGCATCAACGCATAATACAAGCAGTAATTCTATTCATGAGTTACTTGAAAGGCTTCAAAAGTTTTCATTTTCTAGATTGAACAAAAAAGTTTCTACCAAGGTACATTCTGTACTCTTCGCCAAACAAATTCAGAAAAATACCAACAGAAGAATCGCTAATTTTAAAAAGTTCTCAGAAACTTACATTCATGAAAAAAACTTGAGGAGTACACCTGGTAGAATGGGCGATTCTCTTGAAAGTCAGTATGAGTATTTCGTCGTAGGCAGTGACCAAGTATGGAACCCAAGATTCTCTGAATTCTCTGAGGCTTTCTTTCTTACATTTGCTCCACCTAGGAAGCGGGTTGCCTATGCGCCAAGTTTTGGCATCGAGAAAATTCCTGTCGAATTTCAATCTGCTTTTTATACTTGGTTGAAAGATGTACCGTTTTTATCGGTAAGAGAGAATTCTGGAGCAAAAATTATTAAGGATTTAATTGGTATCGACGTTCCGGTGCTACTTGATCCCACAATGTTATTAGCTAAAGAAGATTGGCTGACCATTGCCAAACAGCCATCCTTTGCTCCTACTAGTGCGTATATTCTGGTTTATTTTTTAGGCCACTTGCCGAAAGACTATGAAAGAGATATAAAGCGATTTGCGAAAAAAAACGAGATGGAATTGGTTTTTATCAACGATATGAGGTATCAGGAACTGTATTCGATTGATCCGAGTGAATTTGTATCTCTAATTTACAATAGTTCATTTGTCTTTACTGACTCTTTTCATGGAGTGGCGTTTTCTTTAATTCTGGAACGACCCTTTCTACCTTACCGAAGAATCGGGAAAACAAATACATTTTCTCGAATTGAGACTTTATTGGGTAAGTTTGCACTTGCTGAAAGGATAAGTATGCAGCTTGAGAACGACAACATTTGGGATATTGATTTCGATAAAGTAAGAGGAGTTTTGCTCAATGAAAGAAACTGTTCAGCTTCATTTCTCGATGCTTGTTTGACATAA
- a CDS encoding lipopolysaccharide biosynthesis protein — MSRIANAKRNIRYGYINTLVSLFLKFLTRTVFIYTIGVTYLGVNGLFTNILSVLSLADLGISTALNFSLYKPVAQKDIQKIKALMQIFRKAYSIIAIVIAILGLALLPFLSIFIKNPIGITHSELVLYYLLFLFNTVSTYFVSYKYSLANADQRNYIETNFQTATILVTSLVQVAALLIFKSFLFYLLSATVIELFHKILVNIYLNKRYPYLAEQVEGTLTKEELIPIKRNIKALVFHKIGTVAVHQTDNILISTFIDVSTVGIVSNYVLVMHSITSFINIAFNALVSGLGNLVATEDLERQYTIFKVYRFVGFWLYGFFSISFALLLSPFIHIWLGKEMVLASGVIYVILIDYYIKGHRIVVNNFKTAAGVFDQDKYISLLQAIVNLVVSIVLVLRIGLIGIYIGTVVQGLIFTFSRPAILYKHVFKKKAYLYYKDSLFYVVVLAIPLVALFWIQKQFFSTISILNFLLFGMIDVVVVNGAFLFLLHKREEFSYLKNLFIKKLGRKSHV; from the coding sequence TTGAGTAGAATAGCAAATGCAAAACGTAATATTAGGTATGGCTATATCAATACCTTAGTTTCTCTATTTTTAAAGTTCCTAACAAGAACAGTGTTTATCTATACAATTGGAGTCACGTATTTAGGTGTAAATGGCTTATTTACTAATATATTGTCAGTCTTATCACTAGCAGATCTTGGAATCTCAACAGCCCTAAACTTCAGTCTCTACAAACCTGTTGCTCAAAAAGATATCCAAAAGATTAAAGCATTAATGCAGATTTTCAGGAAAGCGTATAGCATCATTGCTATAGTCATTGCAATCCTTGGCTTAGCACTTCTTCCGTTTCTTTCAATATTTATCAAGAATCCAATTGGGATAACACATTCTGAGCTGGTTCTATACTACTTGCTTTTTCTCTTCAATACGGTAAGTACATATTTTGTATCCTATAAATACAGCCTTGCGAATGCAGATCAAAGGAATTACATCGAGACAAATTTTCAAACAGCCACCATTCTCGTTACTTCTCTTGTTCAAGTGGCAGCCCTACTGATTTTTAAAAGTTTCCTTTTTTATCTCTTATCAGCGACAGTAATCGAGCTGTTTCATAAAATTCTAGTAAATATATATCTAAATAAGCGTTACCCTTACCTCGCTGAGCAAGTTGAAGGTACCCTAACTAAAGAAGAATTAATCCCGATCAAACGCAATATCAAAGCATTGGTTTTTCATAAGATTGGGACGGTGGCTGTCCATCAGACTGATAACATTCTTATTTCCACATTTATTGATGTTTCCACTGTTGGTATTGTTTCAAATTATGTTCTCGTAATGCATTCAATAACGTCTTTCATAAATATTGCGTTCAATGCTTTGGTTTCGGGATTAGGCAATCTAGTGGCTACTGAAGACCTTGAAAGGCAGTACACGATTTTCAAAGTATATCGATTTGTTGGATTTTGGTTATATGGTTTTTTCTCAATCTCTTTTGCACTTCTCTTAAGCCCATTTATACACATTTGGCTTGGAAAGGAGATGGTTCTAGCAAGTGGCGTAATCTATGTGATTCTTATAGATTACTATATTAAGGGACATCGAATTGTAGTGAATAATTTTAAAACTGCCGCTGGAGTTTTTGACCAAGACAAATATATCTCACTACTTCAGGCCATCGTTAATCTAGTTGTGTCTATCGTATTGGTCTTGAGAATTGGATTGATAGGTATATATATTGGTACGGTCGTACAGGGGCTGATATTCACATTTTCTAGGCCGGCAATTTTGTATAAGCATGTATTTAAAAAGAAAGCTTACTTATATTATAAAGATTCATTGTTCTATGTTGTTGTTTTGGCAATACCTCTTGTAGCATTGTTCTGGATACAGAAACAGTTTTTTTCTACAATCTCCATTCTAAACTTTCTCCTATTTGGTATGATAGACGTGGTCGTTGTTAATGGTGCATTTCTCTTTTTGCTCCATAAACGAGAAGAGTTCAGCTATCTTAAAAATTTATTTATTAAAAAATTGGGACGGAAATCGCATGTCTGA
- a CDS encoding glycosyltransferase family 2 protein gives MSDIRTPLVSIITPCYNGVLYLSQFLESILHQSYTNIEFILVNDGSTDGTEEVILRYKEKFDKAGIRFIYLRQENKGQAAALNQGLLKFSGEYLTWPDADDILDVHNIKKRVEFLESHPKYNVVLCDSVVIDQSHTIIRPYKRIPPKGKDAIFLDLILQKNVYYAGGAYMFRTSTFIECVPSRQIYESRGGQNWQMLLPVLYTNACGYLPETLYYIVEHNDSHSRNLETFQQKVDRTFEHEAILANTIFGIPAMSEKEKIYYQKIVECRYSRKRFKLAVVAKKKLEAMEYYQILRSRKQARIKERILYASLNNKLLASIFSSKIKG, from the coding sequence ATGTCTGATATACGTACTCCATTAGTCAGTATTATCACTCCTTGTTATAATGGGGTTTTATATCTCTCTCAGTTTTTAGAGAGTATACTTCATCAGAGTTATACAAATATTGAATTTATTCTCGTTAATGATGGATCAACCGATGGAACAGAAGAAGTAATACTCAGGTATAAAGAAAAGTTTGATAAAGCTGGTATTCGGTTTATCTATCTTCGGCAAGAAAATAAGGGACAAGCTGCAGCACTTAATCAAGGGCTCTTAAAATTCTCTGGAGAGTATCTTACATGGCCGGATGCTGATGACATTCTTGACGTACATAACATAAAAAAGAGGGTTGAATTTCTTGAAAGTCATCCGAAGTACAATGTTGTGTTATGTGATAGTGTAGTTATTGATCAGAGTCATACCATTATTCGACCGTATAAACGAATTCCTCCAAAAGGAAAGGACGCAATATTCTTAGATTTAATACTACAGAAAAATGTTTATTATGCGGGTGGGGCATATATGTTTCGAACTAGTACATTCATAGAATGTGTCCCTTCAAGGCAAATTTACGAGTCTCGAGGAGGCCAGAATTGGCAAATGTTACTGCCAGTTCTATACACTAATGCATGCGGGTATCTTCCTGAAACTTTGTATTATATCGTTGAACACAACGACAGCCATTCAAGAAATCTGGAAACTTTCCAACAGAAGGTAGACCGTACATTCGAGCATGAAGCTATTCTGGCAAATACAATTTTTGGCATTCCTGCTATGTCAGAAAAAGAAAAAATCTACTATCAGAAAATTGTTGAATGTAGGTATTCTAGGAAGAGGTTTAAACTCGCAGTAGTTGCAAAAAAGAAATTGGAAGCAATGGAATATTATCAAATATTGCGAAGTCGGAAGCAAGCAAGAATTAAAGAAAGAATCCTCTATGCTAGCCTTAATAATAAATTATTAGCATCAATATTCTCTTCAAAGATTAAAGGCTAA
- a CDS encoding Coenzyme F420 hydrogenase/dehydrogenase, beta subunit C-terminal domain, giving the protein MDKSSIEKVIAGGYCIGCGVCTAIKDSPFLVQYDEEEKYQARIVDRKEISSAVLQKAEKVCPFAYGIPNEDELGATLYSNEARMQHNEYLGYFFSTYAGYVEKPFYRSKGSSGGMGSWLACTMLEAKLIDYVIHVRHMEGSDKLFSYTISSRKEEIEQGAKSKYYPVELSSVLEYVRDNPGKYLLIGVPCFIKAVRLLSEQEKIFKERIVFTMGLVCGHLKTGRFAKAIGWQMGIHPDNLESIDFRVKLDGSTANAYGVSAKGKADDGLKSSSMKNILINNWGYGIFRYNACDYCDDVLSETADVTIGDAWLPEFVNDNLGTNVIIIRNPHIDALINEHIQELHIQPLSADKVFQSQEGGFRHRREGLAYRLFLKDKEQEWRPKKRVVASNAISSKRKKIYEMRIPLLGKVNEAYELALTNNDFKKFEQTIKPYLSEYNTVYRKSFLERLLRKLKKVFN; this is encoded by the coding sequence ATGGATAAATCTTCAATTGAAAAAGTAATTGCTGGAGGATACTGCATAGGGTGCGGAGTGTGCACTGCAATCAAGGATTCTCCTTTTTTAGTGCAATACGATGAAGAAGAGAAATATCAAGCAAGAATTGTAGACAGAAAAGAAATCTCTTCGGCTGTACTTCAAAAGGCAGAGAAAGTCTGCCCATTTGCTTATGGTATACCCAATGAAGATGAGTTAGGTGCGACTCTTTACAGCAATGAAGCACGAATGCAGCACAATGAGTATTTAGGCTATTTCTTCTCTACCTATGCTGGCTATGTCGAAAAGCCTTTCTATCGCTCGAAGGGAAGTTCAGGGGGTATGGGTTCTTGGTTGGCCTGTACGATGCTCGAAGCTAAACTTATAGATTATGTTATTCATGTTCGGCATATGGAAGGATCTGATAAGTTGTTCTCCTATACCATTTCTTCGCGAAAAGAGGAGATTGAGCAAGGGGCGAAGTCAAAATATTATCCGGTAGAATTGTCGAGTGTACTTGAATATGTTCGAGATAACCCTGGGAAGTATCTATTGATAGGAGTCCCTTGTTTTATAAAAGCTGTTCGATTGTTATCAGAACAAGAGAAAATATTCAAAGAACGTATCGTATTTACCATGGGGTTGGTCTGTGGGCATCTGAAAACTGGAAGATTTGCCAAAGCTATCGGATGGCAAATGGGGATACATCCAGACAATCTGGAATCGATTGATTTTCGTGTTAAGTTGGATGGCTCAACTGCAAATGCTTACGGGGTTTCCGCGAAAGGGAAAGCAGATGATGGGCTGAAATCTTCAAGTATGAAAAATATCCTTATTAATAATTGGGGATATGGAATATTCCGTTATAATGCTTGTGATTATTGTGATGATGTGTTGTCAGAGACTGCAGATGTTACCATAGGGGATGCTTGGCTCCCAGAATTTGTTAATGACAACCTAGGTACTAATGTAATCATCATTAGGAATCCTCATATAGATGCATTAATCAACGAGCATATTCAAGAATTACATATCCAGCCACTATCTGCAGACAAGGTATTTCAATCACAGGAAGGTGGATTCAGACATAGAAGAGAAGGGCTTGCATATAGACTTTTCTTAAAGGACAAGGAACAAGAATGGAGGCCGAAAAAGCGAGTTGTTGCTAGTAATGCAATTTCTAGCAAACGGAAAAAGATTTATGAAATGCGTATACCTCTTCTGGGTAAGGTGAATGAGGCCTATGAACTAGCTTTAACAAATAATGATTTTAAAAAGTTCGAGCAAACTATTAAGCCTTACCTTTCAGAGTATAATACGGTGTATCGGAAATCATTTCTTGAGCGTTTACTTAGGAAACTAAAGAAAGTATTTAATTAG
- a CDS encoding transposase — protein sequence MKSIAEILGGCQMVFGISFDIQEVFEGYVTAEHRTFIQMLQVLEEFLPACDGKASLLGRKGYDETAMIRSALAKQFFKIPTVTSLRNRLLSDPSLRQVCGFTSVPSEATFSRKFASHARPKLMEKALGPLVSSYLDGRIVGHASRGLHSHRGAREGREQEEGSDPEGETRQAQKALSRKPRSKTFCRSNLARLPNRHSKN from the coding sequence ATGAAAAGCATAGCAGAAATCCTCGGCGGTTGCCAGATGGTATTCGGAATTTCTTTCGACATCCAAGAGGTTTTCGAAGGGTATGTGACCGCCGAACACCGTACGTTCATCCAGATGCTGCAGGTGCTAGAGGAATTCCTGCCGGCGTGCGACGGCAAGGCAAGCCTGCTTGGGCGCAAAGGCTATGATGAGACGGCGATGATCCGTTCGGCCCTGGCCAAGCAGTTTTTCAAGATTCCCACCGTCACCTCGCTTCGCAACCGCCTGCTCAGCGATCCGTCGCTGCGGCAGGTCTGCGGGTTCACCTCCGTACCGAGTGAGGCCACCTTCAGCAGGAAATTTGCATCCCATGCACGCCCAAAACTCATGGAGAAGGCGCTGGGCCCCCTGGTAAGCTCCTATCTGGACGGCCGCATCGTGGGTCATGCCAGCCGGGGACTCCACAGCCATCGAGGCGCGCGAGAAGGCCGTGAACAAGAAGAAGGAAGTGATCCCGAGGGGGAAACCCGGCAGGCCCAGAAAGCTCTGAGTCGAAAACCAAGAAGCAAAACGTTCTGCAGAAGCAACTTGGCCAGACTGCCGAACAGGCATTCGAAGAATTGA